From one Solanum stenotomum isolate F172 chromosome 12, ASM1918654v1, whole genome shotgun sequence genomic stretch:
- the LOC125849065 gene encoding uncharacterized protein LOC125849065, whose protein sequence is MPPTYFPLRWESTGDQWWYASPIDYAAANGHYDLVRELLRLDGNHLIKLTSLRRIRRLESVWDDEEQFDDVARCRSQVARKLMLECDTKKGKNSLLKAGYGGWLLYTAASAGNLSFVQELLERNPLLVFGEGEYGVTDILYAAARSKSCDLFKVLFDFAITPRFLVRDGGEMDKHIGEVPSAYKWEMMNRAIHAAARGGNLQVLKELLAECCDDILAYRDIQGATPLHAATGKGQVEVVQHLIKSFDIINSTDNQGNTALHIAASRGQLAVVEALIVASSSLVYLRNNAGETFLHVAITGFQTPCFRRLDHQIQLMKQLVCGKFFNIEEIVNAENKDGRTALHLAVIGNIHSELVELLMTVRSVNVNTRDKDGMTPLDILRQRPRSASSELLTKQLISAGGIFSKHDYSARRVVASHLKMQHVGSSPGTSFRISDTEIFLYTGIERDGNESADLSTSTDLSQHNVNTENDCSRNEGKTNSANNAAQRLKRFFYWPKIRKGDTQRLKKLADQSSARNSEAAPVPLRQRFSKPSSLPNNKRTLSVRSNLPSPTAKKKLASGLVNGVMLAIPHLSVRRRSSCSSSFSISSVSSHTSLDQQKATQIENELARPSSSNHVRAKSSDSIYKQNKSLVNQYLCFGASEQTVKATSSELRPYEIYERSVLSTA, encoded by the exons ATGCCTCCAACGTATTTTCCTCTTCGGTGGGAGAGCACAGGGGATCAATGGTGGTATGCTTCGCCAATTGATTATGCAGCTGCTAATGGTCATTATGATTTGGTCCGTGAGCTTCTTCGATTAGATGGAAATCACCTTATTAAGCTCACTTCACTACGTAGGATTCGAAGGCTTGAGTCTGTTTGGGATGATGAAGAACAGTTTGATGATGTGGCTAGATGCCGCTCTCAAGTTGCTAGAAAACTGATGCTTGAATGTGACACCAAGAAAGGGAAAAATTCACTTCTTAAAGCTGGCTATGGTGGGTGGCTTTTATATACTGCTGCCTCTGCTGGAAACCTGTCTTTTGTTCAAGAATTGCTTGAAAGAAACCCGCTTTTGGTGTTTGGAGAAGGGGAATATGGTGTCACTGATATATTATATGCTGCTGCTAGGAGTAAAAGTTGTGATCTTTTTAAGGTTCTGTTTGATTTTGCTATCACCCCGAGGTTTCTGGTGCGTGATGGTGGTGAGATGGATAAACATATTGGTGAGGTTCCATCTGCTTATAAGTGGGAGATGATGAATAGAGCAATTCATGCTGCTGCTAGAGGAGGTAATCTTCAGGTACTGAAGGAGCTTCTTGCTGAATGCTGTGATGATATCTTAGCTTATAGAGACATTCAGGGTGCAACACCCTTGCATGCAGCTACTGGCAAGGGGCAAGTTGAG GTTGTCCAACATCTTATAAAAAGTTTTGATATTATTAACTCCACAGACAATCAAGGCAACACTGCACTACATATTGCTGCTTCCAGGGGCCAATTAGCTGTTGTTGAAGCTTTAATTGTTGCATCAAGCTCATTGgtctatttgagaaacaatgCCGGAGAAACATTTCTCCATGTCGCCATTACTGGTTTCCAAACTCCTTGTTTCCGTAGATTGGACCATCAAATCCAGCTCATGAAGCAATTAGTTTGTGGGAAGTTTTTCAACATTGAAGAAATTGTCAATGCTGAAAATAAGGATGGTAGAACCGCACTTCATTTGGCTGTCATTGGAAATATTCATTCTGAACTTGTGGAATTACTAATGACTGTCCGCTCTGTGAATGTTAATACTCGTGATAAGGATGGAATGACACCACTTGATATCCTTAGGCAACGGCCACGTTCTGCTTCATCAGAACTCCTCACAAAACAGTTGATCTCTGCTGGGGGAATTTTTAGTAAACACGATTATTCAGCAAGGAGAGTTGTAGCATCCCATTTAAAAATGCAACACGTAGGTAGCAGTCCTGGCACTTCCTTCAGAATCTCTGACACCGAAATCTTCTTATACACGGGCATTGAGCGTGATGGCAATGAAAGCGCAGATCTGAGCACCTCAACTGATCTGAGTCAACATAATGTGAACACTGAAAATGATTGTTCTAGAAATGAGGGTAAAACCAATTCTGCAAATAATGCTGCACAAAGGCTGAAACGCTTTTTCTATTGGCCAAAAATAAGGAAAGGAGATACTCAGAGGCTCAAGAAATTGGCGGATCAAAGTTCTGCTAGAAATTCAGAAGCAGCACCAGTTCCTCTTCGACAGAGATTCTCCAAGCCTTCCTCTCTTCCAAACAACAAGCGGACACTCTCTGTTAGAAGTAACCTTCCAAGTCCAACAGCTAAGAAGAAACTTGCTTCAGGGCTAGTAAATGGTGTCATGCTGGCCATACCACATCTTAGTGTCCGCCGTAGATCATCTTGCTCTAGTTCATTCTCAATTTCATCAGTGTCTTCACACACTTCATTGGACCAACAAAAGGCCACTCAAATTGAGAATGAGCTTGCTAGACCTTCTAGTTCTAATCACGTAAGGGCAAAATCATCAGATTCGATATACAAACAAAACAAGAGTTTGGTGAACCAGTACTTGTGTTTTGGTGCTTCGGAACAAACTGTCAAAGCCACTTCAAGTGAACTGAGGCCATATGAAATTTACGAGCGCTCTGTTCTATCCACGGCCTGA